In Dehalococcoidales bacterium, a genomic segment contains:
- a CDS encoding sigma-70 family RNA polymerase sigma factor: protein MDLDREKYLVLKAKTDASAFGELYDEYYGKIYSYILKRTANVVAAQDITSEVFLKALDNIKRFEWRGIHFSAWLYRIADNEINNSYMRNSRLAHLKEELEETAKLLNISLEQEIEQAESHLSKQALFLALHKCITQLPVKYQEVLTLKYFEKKKIKEISLILGKREGTIKSLLHRGIKKLKTLIGDATF from the coding sequence ATGGATTTAGATCGAGAAAAATATTTGGTCCTGAAAGCCAAAACTGACGCCAGTGCTTTTGGTGAACTCTACGATGAATATTACGGAAAAATTTACTCCTACATTTTGAAACGTACCGCAAATGTAGTTGCTGCGCAAGATATTACCTCAGAAGTATTCTTGAAAGCATTAGATAATATCAAACGCTTTGAATGGAGAGGTATCCACTTTTCTGCCTGGCTGTACAGGATAGCAGATAATGAAATAAATAACAGCTATATGCGTAACAGCCGGCTTGCTCATCTGAAGGAAGAGCTTGAAGAAACGGCCAAATTACTCAATATTTCCCTTGAGCAAGAAATTGAACAAGCAGAATCCCATCTAAGTAAACAGGCGCTATTTCTGGCTCTTCATAAATGTATCACTCAGCTTCCTGTAAAGTACCAGGAAGTATTAACCCTTAAGTATTTCGAAAAGAAAAAGATAAAAGAAATCAGCCTGATTCTGGGTAAGCGTGAAGGAACCATCAAATCACTGCTTCACCGGGGAATAAAAAAACTGAAAACACTTATTGGAGATGCAACCTTTTAG